AGATCTTATCCATAAGATTGTACATGTTATCAGCATAATATGATTCTGATAGAGAATCCCTGCGAGAAAAAACAGGATCCCTATCCAGCTTGTCCTGTTGAATTATCTGATTAACCAGGTTTCTGACGTTTGAGATAGTATCAGCTACAGGATGTTCCTTGCTTGTCAATAGATCATCTACAAGATATACCACGTTCTTGGTTTCGCTGAGATAATCATCCAAAGATTCAGCAAGTAGCTTATTGAATGTGCGCTGATCAATCGGATTGAACATGCTCCGTAAGGCGGGCCAGTCATCAAGCAGGTTAAATAACTTGAATTCAGGTTCAGGATCATTCTTCTGGAAATAAGAAAGATCCTCTGAGGAACAGAATACGAACGAAAATAGTAGTAATGTAGTACATAAAAAAGCTGAATATCTCTTCATAATAAATACCCCCTCAAAAAAACTTTGATAAGTTTAGTCCCTAATGTGCCTACAATGCAGCTTCTAACTCTGATTGAGGGTAAATTGAAAAGATACAGCCATAACTTGTCTTAATATTATGTATGACTAAGCTAAGATCCGTTCACAAATCAACATCGGGTATATGAGAGGTTATTTCCGCTTCCATTTCCTGCGTGTTATAGATGTAACCCTCCAAATTGTTAAGAAACATTTGTAGACCCAGAAAACTCGGACATTATTATAAACGAGATCAAAATCTCGCTAAGTAATTTAAAACTTAGCTTGGGTACAGAAACCTTGGACTTGTTTGTTAACGAGCATCATCCCGCTTTTTAAATAAAACTTAGCATGGGTGCAGAAACCTTGGACAAATTAGAAATTCATTTAAATCATTTAAGCTTAATCAGAATCAACTACGATAGCTGTAGTAAAGCTCCAATTATACTCTTCTTCCATTTTATTACCTGCAGGGTCTGCTACTTCAGTAGAAATAGTGACCCAATAGGTGGTGTATGGATTTAGATTCTTTGATGGTGTAAAAGTAATGGTTGTATTATCATCATTATAGCTAAAATCCCCACTATAGTAATGACCATCTCCCTTAACAGTAAAATTATTTATATACTCAACAGTATAAATATCAATGGGTTCGCTAAATGTAACCATGATTTCTTCATTGATTGGAACAGATTCATCTTCATCCTCAGGGAAGGTTGAAGTTATTGCCGGTGGGGTTGTATCAGATTCTAGTGGATCAAAGGTGTAAGATGGATTGTTATCAATATCCTCAAAGCAATTGATACAAACAAAACAGATTAGTGATAAAAGAACAGAAATTAATTGATTTTTTTTATACTTATACATTTTGCCTCCTCAAAAATATTCATTGTTACTTTGTATAAGCCCTTAGCTTAACTATATATTTTTATATCTTTATATACTTACTTATATCACTCTTAGCAATCGATAGTATCATTACTCAGGCATTCAGATGAGGAATTGTGTCGAAAATAGTTTTCAAAATTAAATATCATATAATGTTGTTTATAATTAACAACAAACCGTCTGGACTTCCTATTTCCAAGTTAGGAATAAATCGAAAGATAGTCAAGAAAAAATGATAATTGGTTGTTTTTTTTTAAATAATTTTGTAACTTCTAATAATTAGTGACCTGCTTTACCTAGGAAGAGTTTAACAAAACTTTGCTTGTCAATTAATTGAGTAGTCAATAATTCTATTAAAATGAGAATAGTTCAAGATTGGCATGATAACTTATCAATATTTGGGAGTCGATAAATTCTAACTATACCCAAATGGTGAGGTTTTATGCTTTGAAATATAGAGTATTTATCAGGATTTAATTCCAATTGATGGATTATATAAGAAGTACCATCCCTTATTTGCAATATTTCAAGATTGAAGGCTTTTATAATTTAGTAAATATATCAAGGAAGAGAAGCGATTTTGTTGAAAGGTGTTAAGATTTTTAAGGTATATGCATTGATATTTATCATGTTTTTCCCTTATTCAGATTTATATCCCTTTGGAAAGAACAAAGTAAATAGGGAGGTCTTTCGTTGGAATATCTTTAAGACAATCCATTTTGACATCTATTATCCCTATGAGATGGAGGGGCTTGTTGAGAGGGCTGCAAAATTTTGTGAAAATGGATATGTCCATCTTGCCAATAGCTTAAGGCATGAATTGACAGAAGTGATACCTATTATTATCTACCCATCACATATTGATTTTCAGGAGAATAATATAATCCCTCAGATAATTGGTGAGGGAACGGGCGGCTTTACTGAATTCATGAAGAACAGGGTGGTAGTTCCCTTTACTGGTTCATACCATGAATTTCGTCATGTGCTTATCCATGAACTTGTCCATGCTTTTCAATATAATATATTTCTTTATGATACTCATGGTAATGCATTACCTCAATTTGCCTTTAGAGGAGTTCCGCTATGGGTAATGGAGGGGATGGCAGAATATCTTTCAGTGGGATATGATGAGACCGCTGATATGGTTATGAGGGATATACTCTTTAATGAAAAATATGCCACCTTGATGGATCTTACAAATTTTCATATTGGAAGCCCGTACCTTCTATATAAGGAGGGGCAGGCATTCTTTTCTTTCTTAGAGGATAAATATGGAAAATATAGGATAGGCAATTTATTAAGAGATATCAGGGATATGTCTAATATTGAAAGGGCATTAAGGGTAATTACGGATAAATCTTTAGAAGAATTGAGTCTTGAATGGATCAGGTATTATAAGAAGAGGTACTTCCCGATTATTAAGGGTAAAAATTTTGATGAAGAGGAGGGGGAACAGCTAACCTTTCATGAGAAAACGAATTCGGTTTTTAATGTATGCCCTGCTGTATCTCCTGATGGGATGAAGATAGCCTATCTAACCAACAGGGATATCTACTCAAGCATTTCGATTATCGCCTTGGATAAGAAAAAAAAGAAAAGGGAGAGAAAGATCAGGTCTTTGGTTCTAGGGGGCAGGAGTTCTAGGTTTGAGGGAATGCATCTGCTTAATAACTATCTCTCTTGGAGCAGGGATGGGAAATATATAGTATTTGTCTCTCAATCCTATGGACGGGATGTAATATTTATGATTAATTCCGACGATGGTAAAATAGAGAGGGAGATAAGGCTTCCCTTCCGAAATATAATGGATCCTATCCTTTCAAGGGATGGAACCCTTATCGCTTTTGTGGGACAGCGCTGCGATTCATTGGACATCTATATCTATTCCTTAATAGAGAATGACTTATCAAGAATAACTGATGATATCTTCTCTGATAGATATCCGAATATATCCTCTGATAATAAATTTGTACTATTTTCCTCCAATTGGAATGTTGATGGGGATTATGAGAGGAATGACTATAACATCTTTAAAATAGATTTGAATACAGGTGAGAGGATTCTGGTTGTGGATAATGAGGGAAGCGATTTACAGGCTGATCTCTCACCAGACGATAGTAAGATCATATACATCTCAAATCGTACAGGTATATACAATCTATACCGGTTAGAACTGGATACAGGTATGGATCAGAGGCTTACAGATGTTCTGTGCGGCATTTTTTATCCGCGATGGTTCCCTGATGGGGAGAGGGTGGCCTTTGTCGCATATCAGAATCTTGGGTATGATATATTTGTAAAGGGAATTAAGGATGCTGATAAAGTCCATGAAGATTTAGCAAGGGATACCGAATATATTAAACCTAGCTATACTCAGTCATATCTTAATATGTCTGACACTGTATTTGATGAGTATACACCAAAAATAAGTCATGATCCATTATTGGGAGGTTTTGCGGCCACAGGAGGTGGTATGTATGGAGGTTTCCTGCGGGCTGGAATTTCTGATTATATGGGTGATCATAGGATGATTATTGCAATAGATTATGTCAGATATGAAGATGAGAATAATCCAAACTATGATATAGCCTATTATTCACTAAAAAATCGCTGGGATTTCGGATTAGGTCTATTTCGTCAGAGCAATCCCTATGGATTGATTACTATGGGTAGTGTTAATGATCTCATACAGGGGGTATACGATGATTTTCGCTATATGGATTATTATGGCGCCTATCTTTTAGCCAGGTATCCATTCACAAGATTCTTTAGGTTTGATATAAAGGCTTCATCCAGCAGATACGAGGTGGATTATAGGGAGGTATCTTTTATCGAAGGGGATGATGTATATTCATATAATGTGAGGCCTGATACATACGCAAATCTGAATCAATTGTCCCTTTCCCTAGGATTTGATAATGTGCTTTGGGGGTTTATGGTTCCCTTAGATGGAATTAGAGGTAAGGTTGAAGTTGAACAATCATTCAATTTGACAGGCCAGGATAAGAGATTTACCAGTATGGATATAGATTTAAGAAGGTATTTCCTCTTGAAAAAAAGGTATGTTTTAGCCCTACGGGGTAGTGGAGGGAGGATATTTGGAAGGGATAGGGAATATTTTAAATACTACATCGGAGGTTATAATACATTAAGGGGGCATCCATTTTTTGAATATAGTGGAGAGAATGTATTTCTCTTCAGCGCTGAATTTCGATTTACTCTTATTGAGGGTATTAAGTTTGGATGGCCCCTATTCTTCAGGATGGGTGGGATTGGGGGTGTTTTGTTTGCTGATTGTGGATCAGCTTGGGACGAGCATTTTAGATTTATAAATACTGAGACGAAGGAATTTGATGATTTTAAGGCAGACTTGGGTTTTGGATTTAGGCTAATGCTCTATCCTATAGTTATCCTGAAGCTTGATTATGCATGGCCTTATTATTATGAATACTTTGGAGATAAAGAAATTATTTTTAGTCTTGGATTCGAGTATTAGGGCTATTCACAATTTGCTATGATTGCAATCGAGATACATCTTCATCTGTATATTCCAGTTTCTATACAGAATGATAATATTAGAATAATGAGAGGGAAAAATGAAAAAGAAATCTGAGATAAAGAGGAAGACACTTGAGACGGATATTGTATTGAATCTCATTTTGAATAATGTTGATAAATCGATTATCAATACTGGAATGCCCTTTTTCGATCACATGCTAGGTGCTATGGCAAGACATGGAAGATTTTTCCTTGACTTGAATTGTAAGGGAGACTATGAGATAGATGGCCATCATTCTGTTGAGGATATTGGGATTTGTCTTGGAAAGGCATTTAAGGATGCTATTGGATCAGGGGCAGGAATCAAGAGATTTGGTGATGCTATTATTCCAATGGATGATGCACTGACAATGGTTGCAATAGATTTTTCAGGGAGGTCTTATTTTTCATATATAGGACCAAGACTTGATGGATACATCAATGGTTATAGCGAGGAGTTGACTCAGGAGTTCTTGCGGTCCTTTGCTACTAATGCGGCAATGAATATTCATGTTATTGTCCTTTATGGAGAGAACAGGCATCACATTCAGGAATCCATATTTAAGGCTCTTGGGGTATCCTTGTCAAAGGCATGTTCAGGTGATCCACTCTTAGGGGATAGCGTGCCATCAACAAAGGGAATAATTGTATGATAACTGTTATTGATTATGGTATGGGCAATTTGAGATCTGTTGTAAAGGCAGTGGAGAAGTATACTGACAGAGTGCGGATATCCAATGATCCATCTTCTATTGATTCATCCTCAGCCCTTATTATGCCAGGGGATGGCGCTTTTGGGAAGGCGATGGAAAACCTGGAAAACATGAAATGGATAGGGCCTTTGAGGGATTTTATTTCCAGTGGTGGTTTTTTTATGGGAATTTGTTTGGGGTATCAGTTATTATTTTCGTCAAGCGAGGAATTTGGATATCATGAGGGGTTGAGTATTATACCTGGCAGGGTTGTCCGTTTCAATACTCAAGGCCAAAAGGTGCCGCATATGGGATGGAATGATGTTAATATAAATAGCAAGTCCAATTTTTTAGATGGAATTAAATCAGGATCTTACTTTTATTTTATTCATAGCTATTATCCTATAATAGATGATAAGGATTTTGTATTGGGAAAGGTTGAGTATGGTGTCGAGTTCCCATGTATTGTGGGACATGAAAATCTAATCGCAACTCAGTTTCATCCGGAGAAGAGTCACAAGATGGGATTAAGGATTATTGAAAATTTTGTAGGGATGGCATGCTAATTATTCCAGCAATAGATATTAAGAATGGTAGGGGAGTGAGACTTGTTCAGGGAGATCCTAATAGGGAGACGGTCTATTCAGATGATCCGGTCAGCCTTGCTAGGGGGTTTGAAGGGAAGGGAGCAAAGTTATTGCATGTTGTTGATCTGGATGGGGCCTTTGAGGGGTCTCCTGTGAATAGGGATATTGTAGTTGAAATAGCAAAATCCATTTCTATCCCAATCGAGATTGGAGGAGGGATAAGGAATATAGAAATGGTGGAGGATTATTTAGATAATGGGATTGAGAGGATTATAATTGGAACTGCTCTAGTCACTGGAGCGGGTGAAGCTATTATTGAAAAATATTCTGAATATATTATTGTTGGGGTTGATGCTAGGGATTCCATTGTGGCTACTCATGGATGGAAGAATGTTTCTGATATTTCTGCTGTAGATTTGATAAAAAGGTTGCAAAATATTGGTATTGGAGAGGTAATATATACAGATATATCTAAAGATGGGATGTTAGGTGGACCAAATTTTAATTCAATAGAAACAATTCTCTCCGAGGTGAGTGATTTATCCTTAATCGCATCGGGTGGTGTTGTTTCAATAGATGATATATATAAGCTAAGTGAATTCGTCAATCGAGGTCTAAAGGGGTGTATTGTTGGCAAGGCCATATATGATGGCAAGATTGATTTAGAAAATGCAATATCCCTATTTGAGTAAGCAATTTGTTTGTGATGAGTTGAAATTCACCTTATAGTATCTTATGTAATGAAATTATCACAGGACCTTATAGATGGATAAACAAAATGATGAAGATCTAGATCATAATATAAAAATCATAATAGATCAGTTTGAAAAGAAGATATATGATCTAACTCAGCTAATTGAGATAAGTAAGGGTTTGAACTCTACATTAGATAGCAACATACTAATTGAGTCTATTCTATTAACCTGTATGGGGCAGATGTTGCTTGTTAAGGCAGGTATCTTTTTACAGAAGGATATCAGCAACAATACTTATATATTACATAGAAACTATAAGGGATTTGAGCTTAATCATGATATGGAATATGAGATA
This region of Spirochaetota bacterium genomic DNA includes:
- the hisA gene encoding 1-(5-phosphoribosyl)-5-[(5-phosphoribosylamino)methylideneamino]imidazole-4-carboxamide isomerase, yielding MLIIPAIDIKNGRGVRLVQGDPNRETVYSDDPVSLARGFEGKGAKLLHVVDLDGAFEGSPVNRDIVVEIAKSISIPIEIGGGIRNIEMVEDYLDNGIERIIIGTALVTGAGEAIIEKYSEYIIVGVDARDSIVATHGWKNVSDISAVDLIKRLQNIGIGEVIYTDISKDGMLGGPNFNSIETILSEVSDLSLIASGGVVSIDDIYKLSEFVNRGLKGCIVGKAIYDGKIDLENAISLFE
- a CDS encoding Ig-like domain-containing protein; translated protein: MYKYKKNQLISVLLSLICFVCINCFEDIDNNPSYTFDPLESDTTPPAITSTFPEDEDESVPINEEIMVTFSEPIDIYTVEYINNFTVKGDGHYYSGDFSYNDDNTTITFTPSKNLNPYTTYWVTISTEVADPAGNKMEEEYNWSFTTAIVVDSD
- the hisB gene encoding imidazoleglycerol-phosphate dehydratase HisB encodes the protein MKKKSEIKRKTLETDIVLNLILNNVDKSIINTGMPFFDHMLGAMARHGRFFLDLNCKGDYEIDGHHSVEDIGICLGKAFKDAIGSGAGIKRFGDAIIPMDDALTMVAIDFSGRSYFSYIGPRLDGYINGYSEELTQEFLRSFATNAAMNIHVIVLYGENRHHIQESIFKALGVSLSKACSGDPLLGDSVPSTKGIIV
- the hisH gene encoding imidazole glycerol phosphate synthase subunit HisH — translated: MITVIDYGMGNLRSVVKAVEKYTDRVRISNDPSSIDSSSALIMPGDGAFGKAMENLENMKWIGPLRDFISSGGFFMGICLGYQLLFSSSEEFGYHEGLSIIPGRVVRFNTQGQKVPHMGWNDVNINSKSNFLDGIKSGSYFYFIHSYYPIIDDKDFVLGKVEYGVEFPCIVGHENLIATQFHPEKSHKMGLRIIENFVGMAC
- a CDS encoding BamA/TamA family outer membrane protein translates to MKGVKIFKVYALIFIMFFPYSDLYPFGKNKVNREVFRWNIFKTIHFDIYYPYEMEGLVERAAKFCENGYVHLANSLRHELTEVIPIIIYPSHIDFQENNIIPQIIGEGTGGFTEFMKNRVVVPFTGSYHEFRHVLIHELVHAFQYNIFLYDTHGNALPQFAFRGVPLWVMEGMAEYLSVGYDETADMVMRDILFNEKYATLMDLTNFHIGSPYLLYKEGQAFFSFLEDKYGKYRIGNLLRDIRDMSNIERALRVITDKSLEELSLEWIRYYKKRYFPIIKGKNFDEEEGEQLTFHEKTNSVFNVCPAVSPDGMKIAYLTNRDIYSSISIIALDKKKKKRERKIRSLVLGGRSSRFEGMHLLNNYLSWSRDGKYIVFVSQSYGRDVIFMINSDDGKIEREIRLPFRNIMDPILSRDGTLIAFVGQRCDSLDIYIYSLIENDLSRITDDIFSDRYPNISSDNKFVLFSSNWNVDGDYERNDYNIFKIDLNTGERILVVDNEGSDLQADLSPDDSKIIYISNRTGIYNLYRLELDTGMDQRLTDVLCGIFYPRWFPDGERVAFVAYQNLGYDIFVKGIKDADKVHEDLARDTEYIKPSYTQSYLNMSDTVFDEYTPKISHDPLLGGFAATGGGMYGGFLRAGISDYMGDHRMIIAIDYVRYEDENNPNYDIAYYSLKNRWDFGLGLFRQSNPYGLITMGSVNDLIQGVYDDFRYMDYYGAYLLARYPFTRFFRFDIKASSSRYEVDYREVSFIEGDDVYSYNVRPDTYANLNQLSLSLGFDNVLWGFMVPLDGIRGKVEVEQSFNLTGQDKRFTSMDIDLRRYFLLKKRYVLALRGSGGRIFGRDREYFKYYIGGYNTLRGHPFFEYSGENVFLFSAEFRFTLIEGIKFGWPLFFRMGGIGGVLFADCGSAWDEHFRFINTETKEFDDFKADLGFGFRLMLYPIVILKLDYAWPYYYEYFGDKEIIFSLGFEY